The following are encoded in a window of Kaistia algarum genomic DNA:
- a CDS encoding ShlB/FhaC/HecB family hemolysin secretion/activation protein, with protein MADLSLLAGLGLLLALPALPAAAQARAPLERNTPPAVSGGGGGLVISPQALTGSPDDTPLGVDIAGIVLIGPEEKIPPGAVRGVRVGAIGGIDAAPLRSALSPFLNKSLSRKRISDIQAAIAKVYRAAGYPFVSVTVPPQEVTGGTLVLRVIEFRSGGVKVSGADASATADILNRVRVAQGGRISADALNEDLDWLNRGPYRSVSGVFAPGDALGLSTLTLEVTQQKPWQVFGGWSNTGTHTTGFDRYFAGFGAAIPGMSDSFVSYQLTGSSDLWTDPGSVGSGADQPNYYSQAARFVISTGARQSLEFVPNYVATRQAGTNELFDFNETTFEIPVTYRTAISNLLPGVYAGDLLVGATATTLSRTSYFDGQDIGGADAELFEVNLGWSLQRSDALGATSIDLRVYANPGGVMGGNNDAAWSAFSAGRVDDVDYGYGTVDVTRTTRLPLGLSWVTQVNALIASQSLPDTDQLALGGLYATRGYTLDDGAADTGIVWRNELHLPFPMLSAFGAKGVTDLLSPFAFFDVGWGRAYGYASSIGAIQTQDFDLAGTGLGVDYQLANNVSATLVGGVALSDAVYTKAGDINIQGRLFVSY; from the coding sequence GTGGCAGATCTCAGCCTGTTGGCAGGCCTCGGCCTGCTGCTCGCGCTGCCGGCACTCCCGGCCGCCGCGCAGGCTCGCGCGCCGCTCGAGCGCAATACCCCGCCCGCCGTCTCCGGTGGCGGCGGTGGCCTCGTGATCTCGCCGCAGGCGCTGACCGGCAGCCCGGACGATACCCCGCTCGGCGTCGACATCGCCGGCATCGTCCTGATCGGTCCGGAGGAGAAGATTCCGCCCGGCGCCGTGCGCGGCGTGCGCGTCGGCGCGATCGGCGGCATCGACGCCGCGCCGCTGCGCAGCGCGCTTTCGCCATTCCTGAACAAGTCGCTGTCGCGCAAGCGCATCTCCGACATCCAGGCGGCAATCGCCAAGGTCTATCGCGCCGCCGGCTATCCCTTCGTTTCCGTCACCGTGCCGCCGCAGGAGGTGACGGGCGGGACATTGGTGCTGCGCGTCATCGAGTTCCGTTCCGGCGGCGTCAAGGTCAGCGGCGCCGATGCGAGCGCGACGGCCGACATCCTGAACCGCGTCCGCGTCGCCCAGGGCGGCCGCATCTCGGCGGACGCTCTCAACGAGGATCTCGACTGGCTGAACCGCGGCCCCTATCGCTCCGTCTCGGGCGTCTTCGCGCCGGGCGATGCGCTCGGCCTCTCGACGCTGACGCTCGAGGTGACGCAGCAGAAGCCGTGGCAGGTCTTCGGCGGCTGGTCGAACACCGGCACGCACACGACCGGCTTCGATCGCTATTTCGCCGGCTTCGGCGCCGCGATCCCCGGCATGTCGGACAGCTTTGTCTCCTACCAATTGACCGGCAGCTCGGATCTCTGGACTGATCCCGGCAGCGTCGGTTCGGGGGCCGATCAGCCCAACTATTACAGCCAGGCGGCACGCTTCGTGATCTCGACCGGCGCGCGGCAAAGCCTCGAGTTCGTCCCGAACTATGTCGCGACGCGGCAGGCGGGCACGAATGAGCTGTTCGACTTCAACGAGACGACATTCGAGATCCCTGTCACTTACCGCACCGCCATCTCCAATCTCCTCCCTGGCGTCTATGCCGGCGATCTGCTTGTCGGCGCCACTGCGACGACGCTGTCGCGCACCAGTTATTTCGACGGCCAGGATATCGGCGGCGCCGATGCCGAGCTGTTCGAGGTCAATCTAGGCTGGTCTCTTCAGCGCAGCGATGCGCTCGGCGCGACGTCCATCGATCTGCGCGTCTATGCCAATCCCGGCGGCGTCATGGGCGGCAACAACGATGCGGCCTGGTCGGCTTTCAGCGCAGGGCGCGTCGACGATGTCGATTATGGCTATGGCACCGTCGACGTCACGCGCACGACGCGCCTCCCGCTCGGCCTTTCCTGGGTCACGCAGGTCAATGCGCTCATCGCCAGCCAGAGCCTGCCCGACACCGACCAGTTGGCGCTCGGCGGCCTCTATGCGACGCGCGGCTATACGCTCGACGACGGCGCGGCGGATACCGGCATCGTCTGGCGCAACGAACTGCACCTGCCCTTCCCGATGCTCTCGGCCTTCGGAGCCAAGGGCGTCACCGATCTCCTGTCGCCCTTCGCCTTCTTCGATGTCGGCTGGGGCCGCGCCTATGGCTATGCCAGTTCGATCGGCGCAATCCAGACGCAGGATTTCGACCTCGCCGGCACGGGCCTCGGCGTCGACTATCAGCTCGCCAACAATGTCTCCGCCACCCTCGTCGGCGGCGTCGCCCTCTCCGACGCCGTCTATACGAAGGCGGGCGACATCAACATCCAGGGCCGACTGTTTGTCTCATATTGA
- a CDS encoding tyrosine-type recombinase/integrase, producing MARRLFGRQAEGGGQPHHDPSCLLSWVAKDGSLDSNALESFDRAYHGDRSEKIWLPEHAEAFMAAASTEMRLALILALHTGQRRADILNLAWSAYDGTHIRLRQGKARRGGREGRLITIRCTNALKATLEGLAKRSPLILTTKTGRAFKKRYFAEQWKATCRAAGIDDLHFHDIRGTTVTMLVQAGCHLGEIVAFTGLTLRRAQEILDRCLARPSTMLAARSPDSRTS from the coding sequence GTGGCACGACGGCTTTTCGGCAGACAAGCCGAGGGAGGCGGACAACCGCATCACGATCCTTCCTGTCTCCTGTCTTGGGTAGCGAAGGATGGGTCACTCGATTCCAACGCTCTGGAGAGTTTCGACCGCGCCTATCATGGCGACCGATCCGAGAAGATCTGGCTTCCCGAGCATGCCGAAGCGTTCATGGCCGCAGCTTCGACGGAGATGCGGCTCGCGTTGATCCTGGCGCTGCACACGGGTCAGCGACGGGCCGATATCCTGAACCTCGCGTGGAGTGCCTATGATGGCACCCATATCCGACTGAGGCAGGGCAAGGCGCGGCGTGGCGGGCGCGAGGGCCGCCTGATCACGATTCGCTGCACAAACGCCCTCAAGGCGACGCTGGAGGGACTGGCCAAGCGCTCCCCGCTGATCCTGACCACGAAGACCGGACGCGCATTCAAGAAGCGCTATTTTGCGGAGCAATGGAAGGCGACGTGCAGGGCGGCCGGAATCGATGACCTGCACTTCCACGATATCCGCGGCACGACGGTCACGATGCTGGTTCAGGCGGGCTGCCATCTCGGCGAGATCGTCGCGTTCACGGGCTTGACGCTACGCCGAGCCCAGGAAATCCTCGATAGATGTCTGGCTCGCCCGAGCACCATGCTGGCAGCGCGATCGCCAGACTCGAGAACGTCTTAG
- a CDS encoding SDR family oxidoreductase: MPEKIWFITGASRGFGRIWAEAALKRGDKVAATARNTESLSELASRFGDHVLPLPLDVTDADGVRQAVADAHRYFGRLDIVLNNAGYALVGAIEEIDEGDLRAELDTNVFGMLRVIRASLPYLRAQGNGHIVSVSSVAGIVANPIAGAYNMSKWAVEAMHEALAQEVEGFGIKVTLIEPGAYATDFASATSLRISEGLEAYAPLREQAFAAGAKMEFGDPRATAAAILKLVDEQTPPLRFFLGTEGLPVARAAYSARLSTWEAWEAESNAAQGNGKQHAIAAL, encoded by the coding sequence ATGCCGGAAAAAATCTGGTTCATTACAGGTGCGTCCAGGGGCTTCGGCCGCATCTGGGCCGAAGCTGCACTAAAACGTGGCGACAAGGTTGCCGCCACAGCCCGCAACACGGAGAGCCTCTCGGAACTCGCCAGCCGTTTCGGCGATCACGTATTGCCCCTTCCGCTCGACGTCACCGATGCCGATGGCGTCAGGCAAGCCGTTGCAGACGCGCACCGGTACTTCGGACGGCTGGACATTGTCCTCAACAATGCCGGCTATGCATTGGTCGGTGCGATCGAGGAAATCGATGAAGGGGATCTTCGCGCCGAGCTGGACACCAATGTGTTCGGAATGCTCCGCGTCATCCGGGCGTCTCTTCCCTATCTACGGGCGCAGGGGAACGGTCACATCGTCAGCGTTTCCAGCGTGGCAGGCATCGTCGCAAATCCGATCGCAGGCGCCTACAACATGTCCAAATGGGCGGTGGAAGCGATGCACGAGGCGCTTGCCCAGGAGGTCGAAGGCTTCGGCATCAAGGTGACGCTGATCGAGCCCGGCGCTTACGCCACGGACTTTGCCAGCGCAACCTCCCTCAGGATTTCAGAAGGCCTTGAGGCTTATGCGCCGCTGCGGGAGCAAGCCTTCGCCGCCGGAGCGAAGATGGAATTCGGCGATCCGCGTGCGACGGCCGCAGCCATCCTTAAGCTGGTGGATGAGCAAACCCCGCCATTGCGGTTTTTCCTCGGCACCGAAGGTCTGCCGGTGGCACGCGCCGCCTATTCGGCGCGGCTTTCGACCTGGGAGGCATGGGAGGCCGAATCCAACGCCGCTCAAGGCAACGGCAAACAGCATGCCATTGCGGCGCTGTAA
- a CDS encoding DUF2147 domain-containing protein codes for MHTLTASRRSLLLAALAMTSLAMAGSTFAQQTQQEAVLGKWAADDGSVKLEMFKAGAEFQAHLLFGNQIMEGDNTTFKRDAKNPYPALRSRSLENIVFIQGLRWDNGEWTGGSLYDASSGRTYRCNVEMKGNKMLLRGYLGISLLGQTREFHRF; via the coding sequence ATGCATACATTGACGGCATCCCGCCGATCGCTGCTTCTCGCGGCGTTGGCCATGACAAGCTTGGCCATGGCTGGCTCCACGTTCGCTCAGCAGACACAGCAAGAAGCCGTACTTGGCAAGTGGGCGGCAGATGACGGCAGCGTAAAGCTCGAGATGTTCAAAGCGGGAGCAGAGTTTCAGGCGCACCTTCTCTTCGGGAACCAGATCATGGAAGGCGACAATACGACCTTCAAGAGAGACGCCAAGAACCCTTATCCTGCCCTGCGAAGCCGTTCGCTCGAAAACATCGTATTCATCCAAGGACTGCGTTGGGATAATGGCGAATGGACCGGAGGCTCGCTTTATGACGCCTCGTCTGGAAGGACCTATCGCTGCAACGTCGAGATGAAGGGCAACAAAATGTTGCTCAGAGGCTATCTCGGTATTTCGCTTCTGGGGCAGACCAGAGAGTTTCACCGCTTTTGA
- a CDS encoding class I SAM-dependent methyltransferase has product MLTFLKSWAAKPLQVAAIAPSGRALTDLMTREIGPSTGPVIELGPGTGVFTRALLGRGVAPHDLTLIEYGSAFTDLLGSRFPGARVIQMDAARLKGVSFDEPQMVGAVVSGLPLLSMPPRKVMAILAGSFWHLRAGGAFYQFTYGPRCPVSRPILDRLGLKASFVGKTMQNVPPAAVYRIVRRAPLSALLPAATLG; this is encoded by the coding sequence ATGCTGACGTTTCTCAAGTCCTGGGCGGCAAAGCCGCTTCAAGTGGCCGCCATTGCGCCGTCGGGCCGCGCGCTCACCGATCTGATGACCCGTGAGATCGGCCCCTCGACCGGGCCGGTGATCGAACTTGGCCCTGGAACGGGAGTTTTTACCCGTGCCCTTCTGGGACGTGGCGTGGCGCCGCACGACCTCACGCTGATCGAGTACGGCTCCGCATTTACCGATCTCCTCGGTTCGCGATTTCCCGGTGCACGAGTGATCCAGATGGATGCAGCCCGACTTAAAGGCGTCAGCTTCGACGAACCGCAGATGGTCGGCGCCGTGGTAAGCGGATTGCCGCTTCTCAGCATGCCGCCTCGTAAAGTCATGGCAATCCTTGCGGGATCGTTCTGGCATCTGCGAGCCGGAGGCGCATTCTATCAGTTCACCTACGGCCCGCGCTGCCCTGTATCACGCCCGATCCTCGATCGGCTCGGCCTCAAGGCGAGCTTCGTCGGTAAGACCATGCAGAACGTGCCGCCTGCCGCGGTCTATCGTATTGTCCGCCGCGCTCCTCTGAGCGCTCTGCTCCCTGCTGCGACACTTGGCTAA
- a CDS encoding oxidoreductase has translation MATKVALVTGASSGIGEATALKLKELGYTVYGAARRVDRMQHLTKSDIRILAMDVTDDASMQAGIDTIIAEAGRIDVLVNNAGYGSYGAVEDVPMEEARAQFDVNVFGAVRLIQLALPHMRAQRSGTIVNITSMGGKIHTPLGAWYHGTKFALEAISDCLRMEVQPFGIDVVVIEPGGIKTEWAGIAADKLKQTSGHGPYAVQANAMAQSMIGEASVKRQSPPQIIADTIAKAVTAPKPKTRYAIGFGAKPMIFMRGILSDRAFDGMMRMATGIAKAMKSQKV, from the coding sequence ATGGCCACCAAAGTTGCACTCGTCACCGGCGCTTCGTCGGGTATCGGTGAAGCCACCGCGCTCAAGCTCAAGGAGCTTGGCTACACAGTCTATGGCGCGGCCCGCCGCGTCGACCGGATGCAGCATTTGACGAAGTCCGATATCCGGATCCTCGCGATGGACGTCACCGATGACGCCTCCATGCAGGCCGGGATCGACACGATCATTGCCGAGGCGGGCCGCATCGACGTTCTCGTCAACAATGCCGGCTACGGCTCCTACGGTGCCGTCGAAGACGTGCCGATGGAAGAGGCGCGCGCCCAGTTCGACGTCAACGTCTTCGGTGCGGTGCGGCTGATCCAGCTTGCCCTGCCGCATATGCGGGCGCAGCGCTCGGGCACGATCGTCAACATCACCTCGATGGGCGGCAAGATCCATACGCCGCTCGGCGCCTGGTATCACGGCACGAAGTTTGCGTTGGAGGCGATCAGCGATTGCCTGCGCATGGAAGTACAGCCTTTCGGCATCGATGTCGTCGTGATCGAACCCGGCGGTATCAAGACCGAATGGGCCGGCATTGCCGCCGACAAACTGAAACAAACGTCCGGTCACGGCCCTTACGCCGTGCAGGCCAATGCCATGGCGCAATCCATGATCGGCGAAGCCAGCGTCAAGCGCCAGTCTCCGCCGCAAATCATCGCCGACACGATCGCAAAGGCGGTGACTGCGCCAAAGCCCAAGACCCGCTATGCGATCGGCTTTGGGGCCAAGCCCATGATCTTCATGCGCGGCATCCTGTCCGATCGCGCCTTCGACGGCATGATGCGGATGGCGACCGGCATCGCCAAGGCCATGAAGAGCCAGAAAGTCTAG
- a CDS encoding AraC family transcriptional regulator — translation MVQVDKCKVPQAFWRAAEQFGVPPAALLRQARLPATLHLGAQAFVTTAQYFALMQAIADLSGDPALGIRMVQSVDTAVHPPSSLAAFYARDYRDGLTRLARFKRLCTPEQLQIVEANGDCIISAEWPFAIAAEPGISVDITFATLVELGRRATGRAIVPRRLDLTRPGPVGAIYADYFGCPIRTEAPRNLLVLDTADLDRPFPGHNPEMLEMLTPALSAALGELEAQSSISEQVKIVLKRSLASGQPSLSDVAKQLGMSDRTLQRRITEEGSTFRDLLSEARRHLGRHLLIDPATDIDEVACLLGYQDTTSFYRAFREWEGMPPNRWRESNMKRPHAPETAGLH, via the coding sequence ATGGTGCAGGTCGACAAATGCAAGGTCCCGCAAGCGTTCTGGCGGGCGGCTGAGCAGTTCGGTGTCCCGCCCGCCGCGCTGTTGCGGCAGGCCCGGCTGCCGGCAACGCTTCATCTAGGCGCACAGGCCTTCGTCACCACGGCGCAATATTTTGCACTGATGCAGGCAATAGCGGACCTGTCAGGCGACCCCGCGCTTGGCATCCGGATGGTGCAATCGGTCGATACGGCGGTTCATCCGCCGTCGAGCCTCGCTGCCTTCTATGCCCGCGACTATCGCGACGGGCTGACCCGGCTCGCGCGGTTCAAGCGCCTGTGCACGCCGGAGCAATTGCAGATTGTCGAGGCTAATGGAGATTGCATCATATCCGCAGAATGGCCCTTCGCCATCGCAGCAGAACCCGGCATCTCCGTCGATATTACGTTCGCCACGTTGGTGGAGCTGGGAAGGCGCGCTACCGGGCGCGCCATCGTGCCACGACGGTTGGATCTAACCCGACCGGGACCGGTGGGCGCCATTTATGCGGACTATTTCGGCTGCCCAATCCGCACCGAGGCTCCGCGCAACCTTCTGGTACTCGACACCGCCGACCTCGATCGTCCGTTCCCGGGACACAATCCCGAGATGCTCGAGATGCTGACCCCGGCGCTGAGCGCGGCGCTCGGTGAGTTGGAAGCGCAAAGCTCCATTTCTGAACAGGTGAAGATCGTGCTGAAGCGCAGCCTTGCGAGCGGCCAGCCTAGCCTTTCCGACGTGGCGAAGCAACTGGGCATGAGCGATCGAACCCTCCAGCGTCGCATCACAGAAGAAGGCTCGACCTTCCGTGACTTGCTGTCAGAAGCGCGCCGGCATCTGGGTCGCCATCTCTTGATCGACCCGGCTACGGACATCGATGAAGTGGCCTGCCTGCTCGGCTATCAGGACACCACATCCTTCTACCGCGCATTCCGGGAATGGGAAGGTATGCCGCCGAACCGCTGGCGCGAATCGAACATGAAGAGGCCTCACGCGCCTGAAACAGCCGGTCTCCATTGA
- a CDS encoding Rossmann-fold NAD(P)-binding domain-containing protein, with translation MTRRILIAGSTGLVGGLVGTRLAGRPDVDLIRLVRKGASDHAIDFERLCQEPAGVLESVAPDGFDIAISCLGTTIATAGSQAAMFRVDHDYVLAVAQGARALGARQFILVTAAGAGGPGFYLQTKVKIEQSVAALGFKRVDIIRPGFLLGTRGERRVLEAIGQRIFAVLTPILVGPLSRYGAIPADTVADAIVTLIGQAASGYNIHENNDLRRLAAPAR, from the coding sequence ATGACCCGTCGCATCCTGATTGCCGGTAGCACCGGATTGGTGGGCGGCCTCGTTGGCACACGGCTGGCTGGCAGACCCGACGTTGATCTTATCCGCCTCGTACGAAAAGGGGCGTCCGATCATGCTATCGATTTCGAGCGGCTTTGCCAGGAGCCCGCAGGCGTATTGGAGTCGGTCGCGCCTGACGGCTTCGATATCGCTATCTCCTGCCTGGGAACGACGATAGCCACGGCCGGCTCGCAAGCCGCGATGTTCCGCGTTGATCACGACTATGTTCTCGCGGTCGCTCAAGGTGCGAGAGCGCTCGGCGCGCGCCAGTTCATCCTCGTGACCGCGGCAGGGGCCGGCGGACCGGGATTCTATCTTCAGACCAAGGTCAAGATCGAACAATCCGTCGCGGCTCTCGGCTTCAAACGGGTCGATATTATCCGCCCCGGCTTCCTACTCGGCACACGCGGCGAGCGGCGAGTGTTGGAAGCGATTGGCCAAAGGATTTTCGCAGTGCTCACGCCGATACTGGTTGGCCCATTGTCGCGGTACGGCGCTATCCCCGCAGATACCGTGGCCGATGCAATCGTCACACTCATCGGACAGGCGGCATCCGGTTATAACATTCATGAGAATAATGACCTGCGCCGACTCGCGGCACCAGCGCGCTGA
- a CDS encoding DUF2188 domain-containing protein: protein MHTLCRAMHIARRLLRVNRNRCMNLLVRCASPSIRCTRSEACCKIGHGSRQNERNSPMSKGKSSGGTHHVVPNPNGGWDIRRGGSDRSSGHFDIKQDAVDRGRQISRNAETELKIHNRDGRIGQSDSHGNDPRNIKG, encoded by the coding sequence ATGCATACTTTATGTCGTGCGATGCATATAGCGCGACGATTGTTGCGCGTCAATCGAAATCGTTGTATGAACCTTCTTGTCCGATGCGCATCGCCGAGCATTCGTTGCACTCGAAGTGAGGCTTGTTGCAAAATCGGACATGGATCACGGCAAAACGAAAGGAACTCGCCAATGTCCAAAGGTAAGAGCAGCGGGGGCACCCATCACGTAGTCCCGAACCCGAACGGCGGATGGGATATCCGTCGAGGAGGTAGCGACCGATCGAGCGGCCACTTCGACATCAAACAGGATGCAGTGGATCGCGGTCGGCAAATCAGCAGAAATGCCGAGACGGAACTGAAAATCCATAACCGAGACGGTCGGATCGGTCAGTCAGACTCCCATGGAAATGATCCCCGCAACATCAAAGGGTGA
- a CDS encoding AAA family ATPase: protein MEHFSIIQALCRAAMAEPSPALRKQVERLRDALSKDGEEKQAASLGSILAAAERLKEMAPSRIERSRATLSGEVLGRNTPVPVDRETSAPLAEIIFPAEINADSPLFNPTVAQAVSTIIDEWTNFEALSVVDISPAKTCLVYGAPGTGKTRLALWIARKLDLPVILVKLDGLVSSFLGTTARNIGNLFTFANRYRCVLLLDEFDAIAKVRDDPQEVGEIKRVVNALLQNLDVRQNIGLTIGITNHPKLLDPAVWRRFEIQLEIPKPDFAVRKAIAQHFMPPVQAPDSHLRLIAWFTEGSTGAEIEALVRTYKKATTVREEDRRGLLDTLRQFATLNAARIQSERRALLFDDPANLFRAMHEDPALAFSMGDIGDIAGKDKSTISRWLGRQGGKSGDGEVTHG, encoded by the coding sequence ATGGAGCACTTCTCAATCATTCAGGCCCTTTGTCGGGCAGCCATGGCGGAGCCGTCCCCGGCATTGCGCAAACAGGTCGAGCGCTTGCGCGATGCGTTGAGTAAGGATGGGGAAGAGAAGCAGGCGGCGTCCCTTGGGAGCATTCTGGCTGCGGCAGAGCGCCTGAAGGAGATGGCCCCCAGCCGTATCGAGCGCTCTCGCGCAACGCTTTCCGGTGAAGTGCTGGGCCGTAATACGCCAGTGCCCGTAGATCGTGAAACTTCGGCACCGCTGGCGGAAATTATCTTTCCAGCAGAGATCAATGCTGATTCGCCCTTGTTCAATCCAACCGTTGCTCAAGCTGTGAGCACGATCATTGATGAGTGGACAAATTTTGAAGCCCTGTCAGTCGTTGATATTTCGCCGGCGAAAACCTGCTTGGTTTATGGAGCACCAGGCACCGGGAAGACGCGTTTGGCTCTCTGGATTGCGCGCAAGCTGGACTTGCCCGTTATACTTGTTAAGCTGGATGGGCTGGTCTCTTCGTTCCTTGGGACGACGGCCAGAAACATCGGAAATCTGTTTACGTTCGCCAACCGCTATCGCTGTGTTCTGCTGCTGGATGAATTCGACGCAATTGCGAAGGTGCGGGACGATCCGCAAGAGGTCGGCGAAATAAAGCGTGTTGTAAATGCGCTGCTTCAAAACTTGGACGTGCGTCAGAATATTGGCCTCACCATTGGTATCACCAACCATCCCAAGCTTCTTGATCCTGCGGTCTGGCGCCGCTTTGAGATCCAGCTAGAGATTCCGAAGCCAGATTTTGCTGTGAGAAAGGCAATAGCGCAGCACTTCATGCCGCCGGTCCAGGCTCCGGACAGTCATCTCCGATTAATTGCGTGGTTTACCGAAGGGTCAACTGGCGCGGAAATCGAGGCGCTTGTCCGTACTTACAAGAAAGCCACGACGGTTCGAGAGGAGGATCGTCGCGGCTTGCTAGATACGCTCCGGCAATTCGCAACGCTTAATGCAGCTCGCATTCAAAGCGAGCGGCGAGCACTTTTGTTTGACGATCCGGCCAACCTCTTTCGAGCGATGCATGAGGATCCCGCACTTGCGTTTTCCATGGGCGATATTGGGGATATCGCCGGGAAGGATAAATCCACAATCAGCAGATGGCTTGGTCGTCAGGGCGGAAAATCGGGTGATGGCGAGGTGACGCATGGCTAG